One part of the Anaerolineae bacterium genome encodes these proteins:
- a CDS encoding CBS domain-containing protein encodes SRETGVRMDEPLDHALRQMLNHDIVAIPVVDDQGVVLGDLTLARVMRYLLCLSGPRPGPRL; translated from the coding sequence GAAGCCGGGAGACGGGAGTGCGAATGGACGAGCCCCTGGATCATGCCCTGCGCCAGATGCTCAACCATGACATCGTCGCCATACCGGTGGTGGATGATCAGGGCGTGGTCCTGGGAGACCTGACGCTGGCACGGGTCATGCGCTATCTTCTATGCCTCTCAGGCCCAAGACCAGGGCCTCGGTTGTGA